A region of Halostella limicola DNA encodes the following proteins:
- a CDS encoding twin-arginine translocation signal domain-containing protein — MTRSYQTVRNTLFHLEGDRDIGVAGEDVQLDVVGPVRQTDRRLYLGPLALEPAPGGTIGLERLAFPLTGDGWFDFDNLWPFALGAGVVGSARHLDSEDLEHADEPISRRDVLRMGAALGGAAALGGAARAENTPVLDVAEFDLFQNDGGVKVEIADVVTDVLPITQEMFITVDGARLDEFHADSGSVVIPPDTVGTVSLHSEDHASRTAWAKALFADFEHEHEFELEQPASEYAVGETVELSRSAVVVDPLRDHGGNDAIMEIGGTSIPHRDEAEDAVGQYFVNADGALVYAPGEDAPATQIVTVRVNVGRAAEAIDDTQRTTQI, encoded by the coding sequence ATGACCCGTAGCTACCAGACCGTCCGCAACACCCTCTTCCACCTGGAGGGCGACCGCGACATCGGCGTCGCGGGCGAGGACGTGCAACTCGACGTCGTCGGCCCGGTCCGCCAGACCGACCGGCGACTCTACCTCGGCCCGCTCGCGCTCGAACCCGCGCCGGGCGGCACCATCGGCCTCGAACGGCTGGCGTTCCCGCTGACGGGCGACGGCTGGTTCGACTTCGACAACCTCTGGCCGTTTGCACTCGGCGCGGGCGTCGTCGGCAGCGCCCGGCATCTCGACAGCGAGGATCTGGAGCACGCCGACGAACCCATCTCCCGGCGCGACGTGCTCCGGATGGGCGCCGCGCTCGGTGGCGCTGCCGCACTCGGCGGCGCGGCACGGGCCGAGAACACGCCCGTTCTCGACGTGGCCGAGTTCGACCTGTTTCAGAACGACGGCGGGGTCAAGGTGGAGATCGCCGACGTGGTGACGGACGTACTCCCCATCACACAGGAGATGTTCATCACCGTCGACGGCGCCCGTCTCGACGAGTTCCACGCCGACAGTGGGTCGGTGGTCATCCCGCCGGACACCGTCGGCACGGTCTCGCTGCATAGCGAGGACCATGCGTCCCGGACGGCGTGGGCGAAAGCGCTGTTCGCGGACTTCGAGCACGAACACGAGTTCGAGCTCGAGCAGCCCGCCAGCGAGTACGCGGTCGGCGAGACGGTCGAACTGTCGCGCTCGGCCGTCGTGGTAGACCCGCTACGGGACCACGGCGGCAACGACGCGATCATGGAGATCGGCGGGACGAGCATCCCGCACCGCGACGAGGCCGAAGACGCAGTCGGCCAGTACTTCGTGAACGCGGACGGCGCGCTCGTCTACGCGCCGGGCGAGGACGCGCCCGCGACGCAGATCGTGACGGTGCGAGTCAACGTCGGGCGGGCGGCAGAGGCGATCGACGACACGCAGCGGACGACCCAGATTTAA